AACTGGTGAACAAAACCTACTTCCTGTTGCAAAGCGTAGTCCTGGTCGGCTCCGCCATCTATTTCATTTATTTCTAAACCAGACGTTTACCGCGAACAAAAAAACGGGGACCCGGGCTTTTAGGTCCCGGATCCCCGTTTTTCATTTCTGTCGCTAAAGAAGCCCGATCAGCAGCCGCAACCACAATTGTGGCAAACCTTTTTATTGTGATCCTCGGGCTCGATCGTTTCCGGGGCGAAGGCGACCCGATTAATCCCGCGCTTGAGATCCTCGATGAGATCACGATTGGGACTGGTGCCGATGATGTGCCCCAGGCAGAGATTGACGAAGCCGTCGCGGGGGGAACGAAGCCGGATCGAATTCAGGATGTCGCCATAACCGTTGATGACGATGACCATTTCCGGCTCTTCGTGATGGCGCAAGGTCACGCCGCAACGGGCCAGTTCCTCTTGCGCGCCGGCGAGAAAATCGGCGATGGCGCCCTCGTCGACCTGAAAGTTCCAGTCCTCGCGCGGATTGTAGCGCCCATAGAAAACGACGGTGAGCTCTTTGTTATCCATTCAATCCTCCCGGTTCAGGGGGCGAAAAGCCAGCCGTTACAATTGATGTATCCAGGAGAGATCGCCGCTCCCCTCGCGCAGGACTTCTACTTGATCGCCGATCAGGCTGATGACCGTCGACGGATTCCCCATGCGGATGCCGCCATCGACCACCAGGTCTAGCTGCCGTCCCAGGGAATCGTGAATCAAAGACGGGTCTCCGAGCGGTTCTTCCCCGGAGATATTGGCACTGGTCGTCACCAACGGATGACCGAGTTCCCGGACGATAGCCAAGGCGATATTATCGTCAGGAATACGGATGCCGACGGTCTTCTGCTTGGTGGTCAGGGTATCGGGAACGATGCGGGTCGCATCCAGAACGAACGTGTAGGGACCGGGAAGATTGCGCTTTAAGGTGCGAAAGGCGAAATTGCTGACTTGGGCGTAGTTGGCAACATCGGAGAGGTCGGCGCAGATGAAGGAAAAGGGCTTGCGCGGGTCACGCTGTTTGATCTGATAGATCTGCTTGACCCCTTTTTTATTGAAGATATCGCAGCCAATACCGTAGGTGGTGTCGGTGGGGTAGACGATCACCCCCCCCTCACGGAGACATTCGACAACCCGAGTAATGAGACGTTTCTGCGGGTTTTCGGGATTGATGGCCAGAATCACAGGAAGCTCCTCGCGACGGACAATCTGAATGGTCTTTTACCGGGCCAGGATCATAGCACAAGCCCGGCACGGGAAAAAGAGCTAAGATGGCCAACCAACGGCGCCGAGCAAGAGCCTTGAGCGGTGATCAGAGTAGATAACTTAGCCGCGGAACGTCTTTGAGAGCGGCATAGATTCCATGCAACTGCTGGAGATTGTGCAGTCGCACCAGAACGGAAACAGATTGGTGGCGGCCGCCGCTGCTGGACCGAACCTTCATGGCATCGCTGCTCACGGGAGTGACCGAGGCAACCGCCAGGCGTACCGCCGCGACGAATTCACCGTCGTTGGGACCGAAGGCCTTGAACATATGATCACAAGGAAATTGGATCTCGACGGCGCTAGGGGTTGTCATCAGCGACCCCCGTATGGCCGAACCCGCCGGAATCGCGCGCGGTCGCGGACAGTTCCGAAACTTCGCGCAGCACCGCTCGGCACACCGGTGCGATCAGAAGCTGCGCGATTCGATCGCCATCGGCGATACGTACCGCTTCCTGACCGTGATTGATAAGAATCACGCCAAATTCCCCGCGATAATCGGCATCGATGGTCCCCGGGCTGTTGACCAGAGTCAGACCCTGCTTGAGTGCCAGTCCGGAGCGAGGGCGCACCTGACCCTCAAAGCCAGGCGGGATGGCCAGGGCCAGGCCGGTGGGGATCAGGGCCCGCGCCCCCGGCAAAAGGGTCAAGGGGGCATCGAGACAGGCGTGGACATCCATTCCCGCTGCGTCCTCGGTCATGTAGCGGGGCAATCGCGCCTGCGCGCGTACACGGCATATTTCCACCGGAATCTTATCCATGACATCCTCCCAGATTGAACGACTCGCCACCTGGCAACCGGAAGGCCGGGGGCCACGAAATGCGCCCCCGGCCTGTATCCGGTTCACCCTATGACAAAACAGGGGTATGTGGGAATAAAACTCAGCCTTCGGTCGGCAGATTCTCGCCGAGGGCTTCCTTGCGGGAGAGTTTGATCTTGCCCTGTTTGTCGATACCGATGCACTTGACCAGGACCTGATCCCCTTCGTTGATGACGTCAGTCACGGCCTTGACGCGCTCTTTGGCCAGCTCAGAAACATGCACCAGACCGTCGGTGCCGGGATAGATTTCGACAAAAGCGCCGAATTCCATGATCTTGCGCACGGTTCCCATGTAAAGCTTACCCACTTCGGCTTCCTGGGTCAGGTCGCGGATCATCTTGATGGCCCGCTTGGCCGCCTCGCCATCAGCGGAAGCGATATGGATGGTCCCGTCATCCTGGATATCGATGGCACAACCGGTCGCCTCGATGATGCCACGAACGTTCTTGCCGCCCGAGCCGATAACAGTGCGCACCTGATCGGACTTGACCTTGATGCTGGTAATACGCGGCGCATACTGGGAAAGATCAGCCCGCGGTTTGTCGATCGCCTTGGCCATTTCGCCGAGGATATGAACTCGGCCGGCACGAGCCTGGTCGAGAGCCTGACGCATGATATCTTTGGTGACCCCAGAGATTTTAATGTCCATCTGCAGGGCCGTCACGCCATTGGCGGAACCGGTCACTTTGAAGTCCATATCGCCAAGGTGGTCTTCGTCGCCGAGGATATCGGAAAGGATGGCGACGTCGTCACCTTCCTTGATCAGTCCCATGGCGATACCGGCGATCGGTTCCTTGACCGGGACGCCCGCATCCATCAACGACAGCGAAGCCCCGCAAACCGAAGCCATGGACGAAGAGCCGTTCGACTCGAGAACATCGGAGACGATGCGGATCGTATAAGGAAAGTCTTCATGTTTCGGCAGAATTTTCGCGGCGCTGCGCTCGGCCAGCATGCCATGACCGATTTCGCGACGGCCGGGGAAAAGACGCATGCTCGTCTCACCGACACAGAAGGGAGGAAAGTTGTAGTGCAGCATGAACTTCTTGAATTCCATCCCCTGCACGTTGTCCATGCGCTGCTCATCGGACGAAGTGCCGAGCGTCGTCGCCACCAGGGCCTGGGTTTCACCGCGGGTGAAGAGCGCACTGCCGTGGGCGCGGGGGAGCACACCGATTTCACAGCTGATGGGACGAATGGTGGTCATATCGCGGCCATCGATGCGGATGCGGTCCTTGGTCACCATCTGCCGCACCACCCGCTTTTCCAGGGATCCGAGAATCGCGCCAATTTCTCCTGCGCGGTCGGGATACGCTTCGGCCAACTGCGCCTGAACAGCGGTGCGGTTATCAGCCAAAGCGGCATAACGCTCCTGCTTGGTGCGGATTTTCACCGCGTCGACGATCCGGCTTTCGGCCAGTTCGGTCACCTTGCCCTTGAGTTCGGCATCGGTCTCGGCCACAACGAACTCACGCTTGGCAATCCCGACCAGTTTGGCCAACTCGGACTGGGCCGCGATCAGCGGTTGCAGCGCCTCATGACCAAAGAAAATAGCGTCGAGCATCTCAGATTCAGAAAGGAATTCCGCTTCCCCTTCGACCATCATCACCGCATCCTTCGAACCGGAGACGACGATTTCGAGATCGCTCTGGGTGCGCTGCTCGTTGGTCGGATTGGCAACCAATTTACCTTCAACACGGCCAACACGTACTGCAGCGATCGGCCCCTCAAAAGGGATATCGGAAACGGCTACCGCGGCCGAAGCGGCCACCATCGAAAGGGTGTCCGGGTCGTTGATCATGTCGGCGGAAATCACCGTCGGCATAATCTGGGTTTCAAACATGTAGCCCTTGGGAAAAAGCGGCCGCATGGGACGGTCGATCAATCGACAAATCAGCGTCTCACGCTCGGTGGTGCCGCGCTCACGACGAAAGAAGGAACCGGGAATTTTGCCGCCGGCATAGAATTTTTCCTGATAATTGACGGTCAGGGGAAAGAAATCCTGGCCCTCGCGCATCTTCCGGGCCGAGACCACGGTACAAAGAACCTTGGTATCGCCGTAGGTAATGACCACAGCGCCGTCGGCCTGGCGGGCCATCTTGCCGGTTTCGATGGTCAGGGGTTGTCCGTTAAACTGTACTTCTACTTTTTGAAAAGCCATGTTTTCTCCTTCGCCGCCGTTAACGCCAGAGCGCCTTGCAGCGACGTCATTTGTGCCTTACTGATGTGTGAACAAAAAATGGCACAGGAGGCAGGCCTGAGACAGTCTCCGCCATCCCCTCGGAATGTCGGACCCTCTCTCCGGACAACCTCCAGAGCCATCGACCAAAAAAAGAAGGCAGCCGCTTTCCGTCGCAACGAAAAGCGTGCTGCCCGATACTATCTGCGGATACCCAGTTCCTTGATCAGGTTGCGGTAGCGCTCGACACTTTTATTTTTCAGGTAATCGAGCAGACGCCGCCGCTGACCGACGATTTTGAGTAGACCGCGCCGGGAATGGTGGTCTTTCTTATGGGTGCGGAAATGCTCGGTGAGATAGGTAATCCGCGCGGAAAGAAGCGCAACCTGCACCTCGGGAGAACCAGTATCCCCCTCGTGAGTCTTGAATTTGTCGATAAGTTCCTGTTTGTTTTCCGTGGCCAGCACTGTGCCATCTCCTTTCAATCAAATATGCCAAGAGGGTTCCTGGCCTTAGAGGTTAAAGTAGCGGATTATTATCACAAACACGTTGGATTGTAAAGACTCTATCGTGACGAACACGCAGCAGGGAAAACCCGCAGCAACTCGAAATCTCCCCGCGTCTCCCGTAAGCGCCGAGGATCGAAGCGGGCCACCGCCCGCAAGTTACCGTGATCGAGAAGTAGGACTCGGTCCCCTTCCCCGGGAAGGGCTCCGTCGCTGATTTCGGAAATAGAGGGCGGAATCCCGTTGCGCAGTCGCGCCGTCGCCGCCTCGTCAAGATTCAGGGCGGTAAATTCGGTCAGACTTTCCAACAACGAGCGCAACGGCAAGGATTCGGGATCTTCCCGATAATCCTCCAGAGAGACCGCATCGGCCTCGTCAAAACAACCGCTACGGGTACGACGCAAAGCCGTCAAGTGGGCGCCACAGCCGAGGGCCTCACCCAGATCATGAGCCAGGGTGCGGATATAGGTGCCCTTGGAACACTCCACCAGCAAGGTCACCAACGGCAGTTCGACGGCTTCGATGTCGATCCGGTGGATGGTGATTTCACGGGCTTCCCGCTCGACTTCGATCCCCTGACGGGCCAGTTTGTAGAGAGGCACACCGTCCTTTTTCAGAGCCGAATACATCGGCGGCACCTGGCGGATCGTTCCGGTCAGATCCGCACAGGCCCGGTGCAGGGCATCAACCGTAACCCCGAGCCAAGGCCTTCTTTCAAGGAGAGTCCCCTCGGCGTCCTGGGTATCGGTACTTTCCCCGAGTTTGAGGGTGGCGCGATAGGTTTTGCGTCCATCCATGAGAAACTGGATGATCCGCGTCCCTTGACCAATCCCGACGAGCAACAGGCCGGTAGCCATGGGGTCGAGGGTTCCGGCATGCCCGA
This genomic stretch from Desulfuromonas acetexigens harbors:
- a CDS encoding YbeD family protein is translated as MTTPSAVEIQFPCDHMFKAFGPNDGEFVAAVRLAVASVTPVSSDAMKVRSSSGGRHQSVSVLVRLHNLQQLHGIYAALKDVPRLSYLL
- the pnp gene encoding polyribonucleotide nucleotidyltransferase codes for the protein MAFQKVEVQFNGQPLTIETGKMARQADGAVVITYGDTKVLCTVVSARKMREGQDFFPLTVNYQEKFYAGGKIPGSFFRRERGTTERETLICRLIDRPMRPLFPKGYMFETQIMPTVISADMINDPDTLSMVAASAAVAVSDIPFEGPIAAVRVGRVEGKLVANPTNEQRTQSDLEIVVSGSKDAVMMVEGEAEFLSESEMLDAIFFGHEALQPLIAAQSELAKLVGIAKREFVVAETDAELKGKVTELAESRIVDAVKIRTKQERYAALADNRTAVQAQLAEAYPDRAGEIGAILGSLEKRVVRQMVTKDRIRIDGRDMTTIRPISCEIGVLPRAHGSALFTRGETQALVATTLGTSSDEQRMDNVQGMEFKKFMLHYNFPPFCVGETSMRLFPGRREIGHGMLAERSAAKILPKHEDFPYTIRIVSDVLESNGSSSMASVCGASLSLMDAGVPVKEPIAGIAMGLIKEGDDVAILSDILGDEDHLGDMDFKVTGSANGVTALQMDIKISGVTKDIMRQALDQARAGRVHILGEMAKAIDKPRADLSQYAPRITSIKVKSDQVRTVIGSGGKNVRGIIEATGCAIDIQDDGTIHIASADGEAAKRAIKMIRDLTQEAEVGKLYMGTVRKIMEFGAFVEIYPGTDGLVHVSELAKERVKAVTDVINEGDQVLVKCIGIDKQGKIKLSRKEALGENLPTEG
- a CDS encoding L-threonylcarbamoyladenylate synthase, with the translated sequence MILAINPENPQKRLITRVVECLREGGVIVYPTDTTYGIGCDIFNKKGVKQIYQIKQRDPRKPFSFICADLSDVANYAQVSNFAFRTLKRNLPGPYTFVLDATRIVPDTLTTKQKTVGIRIPDDNIALAIVRELGHPLVTTSANISGEEPLGDPSLIHDSLGRQLDLVVDGGIRMGNPSTVISLIGDQVEVLREGSGDLSWIHQL
- the truB gene encoding tRNA pseudouridine(55) synthase TruB encodes the protein MNGILVVDKPQGVTSHDVVRQVRRLCRQRQVGHAGTLDPMATGLLLVGIGQGTRIIQFLMDGRKTYRATLKLGESTDTQDAEGTLLERRPWLGVTVDALHRACADLTGTIRQVPPMYSALKKDGVPLYKLARQGIEVEREAREITIHRIDIEAVELPLVTLLVECSKGTYIRTLAHDLGEALGCGAHLTALRRTRSGCFDEADAVSLEDYREDPESLPLRSLLESLTEFTALNLDEAATARLRNGIPPSISEISDGALPGEGDRVLLLDHGNLRAVARFDPRRLRETRGDFELLRVFPAACSSR
- the rpsO gene encoding 30S ribosomal protein S15, whose translation is MLATENKQELIDKFKTHEGDTGSPEVQVALLSARITYLTEHFRTHKKDHHSRRGLLKIVGQRRRLLDYLKNKSVERYRNLIKELGIRR
- the dut gene encoding dUTP diphosphatase, yielding MDKIPVEICRVRAQARLPRYMTEDAAGMDVHACLDAPLTLLPGARALIPTGLALAIPPGFEGQVRPRSGLALKQGLTLVNSPGTIDADYRGEFGVILINHGQEAVRIADGDRIAQLLIAPVCRAVLREVSELSATARDSGGFGHTGVADDNP